The segment ACCGTAATCGTGCAAGCTGGGGAGGACAAATCATGACAAATTTAACTGTTTTTATTGTAGAAGACGATCCAATGGTACTTGATGTAAATAAAAGTTTTTTACAAAGACTATCTGGTTTCGAATTAGTTGGAGAAGCTATGACAGGTGAAGAAGCTTTATCAAAAATCAAAAAAATAAAGCCCAATTTAATATTATTGGATATGTTCTTACCTGATATGTCTGGGCTACAACTTTTCTTAAAATTACGGTCAGAACGTATCCCATCTGACATTATTATGATTACGGCTGCCAGAGATAGTCCCACCGTACAAGAGTTTATCCGATTAGGGGCGATTGATTATTTAATCAAGCCTTTCCGTTTTGAGCGATTTCAACAAGCACTGCAAAATTATCATCGACAAAATAAGAATTTACCTAATTCAAATTCTCTAAAACAAGAAGATATTGATCAGTGGTTGGGCTATGAATCAGAGGAACTCCATCTGCCAAAAGGTTTGAATGATATTACAATGAAACAAATTGGAAATGAACTCAAAAACATTCGAGACCCTATTACTTCGGAACAGCTCGCGCAAAATGTTGGGATGGCGAGAGTAACTGTGCGAAAGTATTTAGACTTCTTAGCAGGTAAAGGTAAAGTTCAAATTGATTTAAAATATGGAACAGTTGGTCGTCCCACGAAATATTATTCTTTAAAATAACGTTAAAAGCCTGTAAACATACCGTTTACAGGTTTTTACTTTTGTAGTATAACAACAAGCACATAGAACAATCTGTTATATACCATAAAGACCATAATGTCCATTAATACCATAATATTGTTTATTTTTTAAATATATTTAATATATAGTTATTCTTATCTTTTATAAGAAAGGTAGAATGTGTATGAAAAAAATAAAGATTATTTCGAAACTTTCAATATTGTTTGTCATTTTATTAATTCTTAACGCCTGTCAAACAAATGCTGAAAGTTATCCGATTGATTATGAACAATTGGGTGAAAATGAACGCATTGTTATCCGGTTCTCTCATGTCGTTGGAGAAGATACACCAAAAGGAATGGCTGCCCGAAAATTTGCGGAGCTTATAAAACAACGGAGCAACGGCTTTATAGAAGTACAAATTTTTTCAAACGGGAAACTTTATAAAGATGGCGAAGAGATGGATGCGCTCCAACGTGGCGATGTCCAAATGATTGCCCCAGCTACATCAAAGCTTACAAAACTCGTACCAGAAATTTCGATTTATGATTTACCTTTTGCTTTTCGTAGTTTTGATGACATTCATAACTATTCAAAAAGTCCAGCTGGTCATAGATTAGTCGAAAAATTAGAAGTCCATAATTTGATCGCCTTTTCCATTTGGGATAGTGGTTTTAAACAACTCAGTAATAATGTAAGACCCATTACGCATTATTCCGATTTAAAAGGCTTACAAATGCGCATTATGCCAAGCGATATTTTACATAAACAATTTACAACGGTTGGTGGCAGTACAAAGCTTATTGATTTTAATAACGTTTTTAATGAACTACAAAATAGTTCCATTGATGGACAGGAAAATACGTTATCCAATTTCACTAGTAAAAGTATGTATACACTTCAAAATCATTTAACGATAAGTAATCATGGCTATTTAGGCTATTTTGTATTATTCAATTTAGAGTTTTGGAACTCACTCCCTACGGATGTAAAGCTTCTTATTTATGAAGTTTTAGAAGAAGTTGAACAATGGGAATGGGAAGTGGCAGAAAAATTGAATATAGAAAAACTAAATGAAATCGAAAAGTGCCAGTGTATCGACATTGAATACTTAGATGAAGCCAGTATGGAAGAATGGGAAAAAGAAATGCTCCCTGTTTATGATTATTACCGCGCTAAATACAGCAACTATTATTTGAACTCGTTACCTAAATTCAAGAATTAACTTAATTCAGCATTCATCCCCCTACATCAATAAGTGAGGGATGAATGTCAAATAGGCAACATCGTGTTGACCTAGGCCCCGGCGGATGTAACAGATTTTAAGAGGAGAAGGAAGTCAGCCTAAAAGCGTCACATCGTGTGACAACGGCTGACTGACCCACGTCCTGTGGCCCCAAGCTCGAAAAAAATCTGGACGCAATTACGCCGAGGCGTAATTGATTGATTGGTTTTAGAGAAAGACTTCTTTCTTTTAAACATATAGAAAAGATATAGGGGGAACAAAAAACATGAAAAAATGGCTTTTAGTATCGATTCTTAGCGTACTAGTGCTTGCATTAGCAGCATGTGGTGGCGAGGATGATAAGGCATCAGGCACAGAATATACAAAAGAAAATCCACTTGTAATCAAATTTTCACACGTAACTTCAATCGAATCAGTTAAAGGAAAAGCGGCAGATGAATTTGCCAAATTAGTAGCTGAAAAGACGGAAGGAAAAGTTAAAGTAGAAGTTTACCCTTCTTCTCAATTATACGGAGATAATGATGAGTTAGACGCACTTATGTCTGGTAACGTAC is part of the Solibacillus sp. FSL K6-1523 genome and harbors:
- a CDS encoding response regulator is translated as MTNLTVFIVEDDPMVLDVNKSFLQRLSGFELVGEAMTGEEALSKIKKIKPNLILLDMFLPDMSGLQLFLKLRSERIPSDIIMITAARDSPTVQEFIRLGAIDYLIKPFRFERFQQALQNYHRQNKNLPNSNSLKQEDIDQWLGYESEELHLPKGLNDITMKQIGNELKNIRDPITSEQLAQNVGMARVTVRKYLDFLAGKGKVQIDLKYGTVGRPTKYYSLK
- a CDS encoding DctP family TRAP transporter solute-binding subunit — its product is MKKIKIISKLSILFVILLILNACQTNAESYPIDYEQLGENERIVIRFSHVVGEDTPKGMAARKFAELIKQRSNGFIEVQIFSNGKLYKDGEEMDALQRGDVQMIAPATSKLTKLVPEISIYDLPFAFRSFDDIHNYSKSPAGHRLVEKLEVHNLIAFSIWDSGFKQLSNNVRPITHYSDLKGLQMRIMPSDILHKQFTTVGGSTKLIDFNNVFNELQNSSIDGQENTLSNFTSKSMYTLQNHLTISNHGYLGYFVLFNLEFWNSLPTDVKLLIYEVLEEVEQWEWEVAEKLNIEKLNEIEKCQCIDIEYLDEASMEEWEKEMLPVYDYYRAKYSNYYLNSLPKFKN